Proteins from one Romboutsia sp. CE17 genomic window:
- a CDS encoding NAD(P)/FAD-dependent oxidoreductase has product MLRISNIKISIDENPSDIKQLVLKKLKIKSSDLIKYYIYKESIDARKGKVNFVYTIDVDVKNEEKILGKNIKDVVKIKELKYEDVESGTKKLDKRPVIIGSGPAGLFAALLLAQRGYKPILLERGLDVDQRTEDINNFWKERKFKNNSNVQFGEGGAGTFSDGKLTTRIKDIRCRKVLEELVNFGSPEEILYSHKPHVGTDILKDVVKNIRNEIIRLGGEVKFDSQVTDISRVNDKIESITINNSEVIEADVVVLAIGHSARDTYEMLYNRGVNIIQKPFAIGVRIEHPQELINKSQYKEFHDHPRLGAADYRLIEHTSNGRTAYTFCMCPGGSVIASASYEGQVVTNGMSEHARDKDNANSGFLVNVVPDDFGSDHPLAGMYFQEKYEKLAYEIGGRNYNAPLQLVGDFLNDRVSTKIGSVKPSYEPGYTFADLRRCLPEFVTDTMKEALIGFDRKIKGFAMDDAVLTGVETRSSAPIRIVRDENTLESTNTKNLYPCGEGAGYAGGIVTAAVDGIKCAEKIIGKYSIN; this is encoded by the coding sequence ATGTTAAGAATATCTAATATAAAAATAAGTATAGATGAAAATCCATCAGATATAAAACAACTAGTACTTAAAAAACTAAAAATAAAGTCTAGCGATTTAATTAAGTACTATATTTATAAGGAATCTATAGATGCAAGAAAGGGAAAGGTAAACTTTGTATATACTATAGATGTAGATGTTAAAAATGAAGAAAAAATATTAGGAAAAAATATAAAAGATGTAGTTAAGATAAAAGAGTTAAAGTATGAAGATGTAGAATCTGGAACAAAAAAGCTTGATAAGAGACCAGTAATAATAGGAAGTGGACCAGCAGGATTATTTGCGGCACTATTATTAGCTCAAAGAGGATATAAACCAATATTATTAGAGAGAGGTTTAGATGTTGATCAGAGAACAGAAGATATAAATAATTTCTGGAAAGAACGAAAATTTAAAAATAATTCTAATGTACAGTTTGGAGAAGGTGGAGCAGGTACATTTTCAGATGGTAAACTTACGACTAGAATTAAAGATATTAGATGTAGAAAGGTATTAGAAGAGCTTGTTAATTTTGGATCTCCAGAGGAAATACTATATTCTCATAAGCCACATGTTGGGACTGATATATTAAAAGATGTAGTTAAAAATATACGTAATGAAATCATTAGGCTTGGAGGGGAAGTAAAATTTGATTCACAAGTAACTGATATAAGTAGAGTTAACGATAAGATAGAATCTATAACTATTAATAATAGTGAAGTAATAGAGGCGGATGTAGTTGTATTAGCTATTGGACATAGTGCAAGGGATACGTATGAGATGTTATACAATAGAGGAGTTAATATAATTCAAAAGCCTTTTGCAATAGGAGTTAGAATAGAACACCCTCAAGAACTAATTAATAAATCTCAATATAAAGAATTTCATGATCATCCGAGATTAGGAGCTGCAGATTATCGATTAATAGAACATACTTCTAATGGAAGAACTGCATATACATTCTGTATGTGCCCAGGAGGTAGCGTAATAGCATCTGCATCTTATGAAGGTCAAGTTGTTACTAATGGAATGAGTGAGCATGCTAGAGATAAAGATAATGCTAATAGTGGATTCTTAGTAAATGTAGTACCAGATGATTTTGGAAGTGATCATCCATTAGCTGGAATGTACTTCCAAGAAAAATATGAAAAATTAGCATATGAAATAGGTGGTAGAAATTATAATGCACCACTTCAATTAGTAGGAGATTTCTTAAATGATAGAGTATCAACTAAGATAGGGAGTGTAAAGCCGTCATATGAGCCAGGATATACTTTTGCAGATTTAAGGAGATGTTTACCTGAGTTTGTAACAGATACAATGAAAGAAGCTTTAATTGGATTTGATAGAAAAATAAAAGGATTTGCAATGGATGATGCAGTTTTAACAGGTGTAGAGACTAGATCTTCTGCTCCTATAAGAATAGTTAGAGATGAAAATACTTTAGAATCAACTAATACTAAAAATTTATATCCTTGTGGAGAAGGCGCAGGATATGCAGGAGGTATAGTTACTGCTGCAGTTGATGGAATTAAATGTGCAGAAAAAATAATAGGTAAGTACTCAATAAATTAA
- a CDS encoding Na/Pi cotransporter family protein: protein MEIAVSLMGGLGLFLYGMNLMGEALEKSAGSRLKKIIELLTSNIIMGVLVGALVTAVIQSSSATTVMVVGFVNAGIMTLPQAAGVIMGANIGTTITAQLVSFDLNGLAPVALGIGIVMYLFSSKQKVKHIAEILIGFGILFTGMDFMKDAVKPLAEYKGFTDLLLTFGTYPLLGLLLGFGITAIVQSSSASMGMLVALASQGLIPLSSALPILYGQNIGTCVTSLISSIGANKNAKRAAMIHLIFNVVGTIVFLIALNKPVVSIVTAMDPTNIARQIANTHTLFNIISVLLLIPFNKLIIKLAVKLVPDKKDESENDEDKIVKYIDERMIETPSIALANTVKETIRMGEKSKESLDLAMSSIMENVTENIEKCKNKENQINLLQKYILDYLLKLSKAPLNEDSIEVVDSLFNTVNDIERIGDHADNISELAETAINCNVVFSDQAKEELSEIYNKVISAYTYALESMKINDIDLACKVIKMEEQVDIMEKSCRVSHMRRLNESSCSIDGGVIYLDIITNLERVSDHAVNIAQQVIARQVGHD from the coding sequence GTGGAAATTGCAGTAAGTCTTATGGGAGGTTTAGGGCTATTCTTATATGGTATGAACCTTATGGGAGAAGCTCTAGAAAAATCAGCAGGTTCTAGATTAAAAAAAATAATAGAACTATTAACAAGTAATATCATAATGGGTGTTTTAGTAGGTGCTTTAGTTACAGCTGTAATACAAAGTTCTAGTGCTACAACAGTTATGGTAGTTGGATTTGTAAATGCAGGAATAATGACTTTACCTCAAGCTGCAGGAGTTATAATGGGTGCAAATATAGGTACTACAATAACTGCACAGTTAGTATCTTTCGATTTAAATGGTCTTGCACCAGTAGCATTAGGTATAGGTATAGTAATGTACTTATTTAGTAGTAAACAAAAAGTAAAGCATATAGCTGAAATATTAATTGGATTTGGTATATTATTTACAGGTATGGACTTCATGAAAGATGCAGTAAAACCTTTAGCAGAATATAAAGGATTTACTGATTTATTATTAACATTTGGTACATATCCACTATTAGGTCTTTTATTAGGGTTTGGTATAACAGCAATAGTACAAAGTTCGAGTGCATCTATGGGTATGCTAGTAGCATTAGCATCACAAGGTTTAATACCATTATCATCAGCATTACCAATATTATATGGTCAAAATATAGGTACTTGTGTAACATCTTTAATATCAAGTATAGGTGCTAATAAAAATGCAAAACGAGCAGCAATGATACATTTAATATTTAATGTAGTTGGAACGATAGTATTCCTAATAGCATTAAATAAACCGGTAGTAAGTATAGTAACAGCTATGGATCCAACTAATATTGCTAGACAAATAGCTAATACTCATACATTATTTAATATAATATCAGTACTATTATTAATACCATTTAATAAGCTTATAATAAAACTAGCAGTTAAGTTAGTTCCAGATAAGAAAGATGAATCCGAAAATGATGAAGATAAAATCGTTAAATATATAGATGAAAGAATGATAGAAACACCATCAATAGCATTAGCCAATACAGTTAAGGAAACTATAAGAATGGGTGAAAAATCTAAGGAATCATTAGATTTAGCTATGAGTTCTATTATGGAAAATGTAACTGAAAATATAGAAAAATGTAAGAATAAAGAAAATCAAATTAATTTACTACAAAAATATATATTAGATTACTTATTAAAGCTTTCAAAAGCACCTTTAAATGAAGATTCAATAGAAGTCGTAGATTCTTTATTTAATACTGTTAATGATATAGAGAGAATAGGTGATCATGCAGATAATATATCTGAATTAGCAGAAACAGCAATAAATTGTAATGTAGTATTTTCAGATCAAGCTAAAGAAGAATTAAGTGAAATATATAATAAAGTTATATCTGCTTATACATATGCACTGGAATCTATGAAAATAAATGATATTGACTTAGCTTGCAAGGTTATAAAAATGGAAGAACAAGTTGATATTATGGAAAAGTCATGTAGAGTTAGTCATATGAGAAGATTAAATGAAAGCTCATGTAGCATAGATGGCGGTGTAATATACTTAGATATAATAACGAACTTAGAAAGAGTTTCTGATCATGCAGTAAATATTGCGCAACAAGTAATAGCTCGACAAGTTGGACATGATTAA
- a CDS encoding glucose-6-phosphate isomerase, protein MGKVKFDYSNAMNFFNEDEIMSMQQFVDVAHKMVHEKTGLGNDFLGWVDLPNDYDKEEFVRIKEAAEKIKSDSDVLLVIGIGGSYLGARAAIEMCSHSFRNNLNKEDRKAPEVYFVGNNISSTYMMDLLDIIKDKDVSINVISKSGTTTEPAIAFRIFKDFLEKKYGKEEAGKRIYATTDSKKGALKQLADEEGYQTFVIPDDVGGRFSVLTPVGLLPIAAAGLDIDAMMNGAKEACEEYKNADLKENQSYQYAVVRNILHRKGKDIELLVNYEPQLHYVSEWWKQLYGESEGKDNKGIFPASVDFSTDLHSMGQYIQEGKRILFETVINVENPRRVTTIEKEDIDLDGLNYLAGKTVDFVNEKAFQGTLLAHTDGQVPNLLLNIEKLDEYNFGYLVYFFEKACAISGYLLGVNPFNQPGVEAYKKNMFALLGKPGFEKEREELEKRLNN, encoded by the coding sequence ATGGGAAAAGTTAAGTTTGACTATAGCAATGCTATGAATTTTTTCAATGAAGATGAAATTATGTCTATGCAACAATTTGTTGATGTAGCACATAAGATGGTACATGAGAAAACTGGATTAGGCAATGATTTCTTAGGATGGGTAGATCTACCTAATGATTATGATAAAGAAGAATTTGTTAGAATAAAAGAAGCCGCAGAAAAAATTAAGTCAGACTCAGATGTGCTTTTAGTAATCGGTATAGGAGGATCCTATTTAGGAGCTAGAGCTGCCATAGAAATGTGTAGCCATTCTTTTAGGAATAATTTAAATAAAGAAGATAGAAAAGCTCCAGAAGTATATTTTGTAGGTAACAATATAAGTTCTACATATATGATGGATTTATTAGACATTATAAAAGATAAAGATGTTTCTATAAATGTTATATCTAAATCGGGTACTACTACAGAGCCTGCAATAGCATTTAGAATATTTAAAGATTTCTTAGAAAAGAAATATGGAAAAGAAGAGGCTGGAAAGAGAATATATGCTACTACAGACTCTAAAAAAGGAGCTCTTAAGCAGTTAGCTGATGAAGAAGGATATCAAACTTTTGTTATACCGGATGATGTTGGTGGAAGATTCTCAGTTCTAACTCCTGTTGGTTTATTACCAATAGCTGCAGCTGGTCTAGATATAGATGCTATGATGAATGGTGCAAAAGAAGCTTGTGAAGAATATAAAAATGCGGATTTAAAAGAAAATCAAAGTTACCAATATGCAGTAGTTAGAAACATATTACATAGAAAAGGAAAAGATATAGAGTTACTAGTAAATTATGAACCACAATTACACTATGTAAGTGAGTGGTGGAAGCAACTATATGGGGAAAGTGAAGGAAAAGATAATAAAGGTATATTCCCTGCATCTGTAGATTTCTCAACAGACTTGCATTCTATGGGACAATATATTCAAGAAGGAAAGAGAATATTATTTGAAACTGTTATAAATGTTGAAAATCCAAGAAGAGTTACTACTATAGAAAAAGAAGATATAGATTTAGATGGATTAAATTACTTAGCTGGAAAAACTGTAGATTTTGTAAATGAAAAAGCATTCCAGGGAACTTTACTTGCACATACAGACGGACAAGTTCCAAACTTATTATTAAACATAGAAAAATTAGATGAGTATAACTTTGGATATCTTGTTTATTTCTTTGAAAAAGCTTGTGCAATAAGTGGATATCTATTAGGTGTAAATCCATTTAATCAACCAGGTGTTGAAGCATATAAGAAAAATATGTTTGCTTTATTAGGTAAACCAGGATTTGAAAAAGAAAGAGAAGAATTAGAAAAAAGACTTAATAATTAA
- the htrA gene encoding serine protease HtrA: MMSRKRGIGLVVVVAIISSVLSSLLTVAVVKNNLLSDTSGTSSKSEIVVNDSGKTQNVYHAVTEKAMPSVVGITTTTISTDNRFAIPTQSEGVGTGVIVDADGYILTNSHVISDGKANTVNVLFNDGTTTEGRVAWYDAQLDLAIVKVEKTGLTPAEFGDSDEVRTGDIAIAIGNPLGLDLQRSVTQGIISGLDRTIETEQGTMTGLMQTDASINSGNSGGPLLNQNGQVIGINTAKASQGEGLGFAIPINTAKPIVESIIKSGNYEKVTLGIKGIDVSTYVSATNQNLGVDEGIYVAEVLDGTSAKTAGIQDGDIILKIGDSNLTGMSDLTKSLYTYSKGDSTKIVVYRNGKEVTLNVKF, from the coding sequence ATTATGTCACGTAAAAGAGGCATAGGATTGGTAGTAGTAGTAGCTATAATTAGTTCAGTATTAAGTTCATTATTAACAGTAGCGGTAGTGAAAAATAATTTACTAAGTGATACGTCAGGCACTAGTTCAAAGTCAGAAATAGTAGTAAATGATAGTGGAAAAACTCAAAATGTATATCATGCGGTAACAGAGAAGGCAATGCCATCTGTAGTAGGTATAACTACTACAACAATAAGTACAGATAATAGATTTGCCATACCTACGCAATCAGAAGGTGTTGGAACTGGTGTTATAGTAGATGCAGATGGATATATATTAACAAACTCTCATGTTATTTCAGATGGAAAAGCAAACACAGTAAATGTATTATTTAATGATGGTACAACAACAGAAGGTAGAGTAGCTTGGTATGATGCTCAATTAGATTTAGCTATAGTAAAAGTTGAAAAAACTGGATTAACACCAGCTGAATTTGGGGATAGTGATGAAGTTAGAACAGGTGATATAGCTATAGCAATAGGTAATCCTCTTGGATTAGATCTACAAAGAAGTGTTACTCAAGGTATAATAAGTGGACTAGATAGAACTATAGAGACAGAACAGGGTACTATGACTGGGCTTATGCAAACAGATGCAAGTATAAACTCTGGAAATAGTGGAGGGCCTTTATTAAATCAAAATGGTCAAGTAATTGGTATAAATACAGCAAAAGCATCTCAAGGTGAAGGTTTAGGATTTGCCATTCCAATAAATACAGCAAAACCTATAGTTGAATCTATAATAAAAAGTGGTAATTATGAAAAAGTAACTTTAGGAATAAAGGGAATTGACGTGTCAACATACGTATCTGCTACAAATCAAAATCTTGGTGTAGATGAAGGTATTTATGTAGCTGAAGTATTGGATGGTACATCTGCAAAAACAGCAGGAATACAAGATGGTGATATTATATTAAAAATAGGGGACTCTAATTTAACAGGTATGTCAGATTTAACGAAATCTCTATATACTTACTCTAAAGGAGATAGTACGAAAATAGTTGTATATAGAAATGGAAAAGAAGTTACATTAAATGTTAAGTTTTAA
- the feoB gene encoding ferrous iron transport protein B, with the protein MINVALLGNPNVGKTTIFNSLTGSNQYVGNWPGVTIEKKEGFLTKDIKIVDLPGIYAMDTFSNEEKVAKSYLENSNVDVIVNVVDASNLARNLYLTTQLMKFNKPIIILLNMMDVAKSRGININIEELSKELSITIIPTVAKKKSNLDSLESVIKNNVDKKINYNLDFGSESETYKKLDSILSNCSKSTSENKKSISEKIDDIVLNPILAYPIFLGLLLLLFKFTFDWVGGPLQEGLGGLIETYIMNPMDGLLANSSPWFKSLIIDGILGGIGGTLPFFPLIFTLFFGISIFEDSGYMSRTAFLMDRIMIKVGLSGKAFIPMVMGLGCSSPAIMATRTLESEKDRKITALIAPLMTCGAKLPIYALFVSIFFSKNKALVTTSLYLTGILVAILIALILNKTTYKTQVEPFILELPEYKVPTLEALLKNTWNKSKGFLIRVITVMFAMSVIIWSLSSFNFSGFTENIDESFLASLGKLIAPIFTPLGFNDWRISVSILTGLGAKEIVVNTLSVLFGDLDTVLPTVFTGVSAYAFLIFSALYTPCIAALATMRKEYGNKMMMISLSYQFAVAWIGAFLVSIIGNAILGKSSGSILELLIGGIIIVSAVLILVNMMRKKSSGCSSCSSCSSCSSNSTCCSDENTNVQDKPIKETI; encoded by the coding sequence ATGATTAATGTAGCATTACTAGGTAATCCTAATGTTGGAAAAACTACAATATTCAACTCTCTCACTGGTTCAAATCAATATGTTGGTAACTGGCCTGGGGTTACAATTGAAAAAAAAGAAGGATTTCTAACAAAAGATATAAAAATAGTTGACTTACCTGGAATATATGCAATGGATACTTTCTCTAATGAAGAAAAAGTAGCTAAATCCTACTTAGAAAACTCTAATGTAGATGTTATAGTTAATGTTGTTGATGCATCAAATTTAGCTAGGAACCTTTATTTAACAACTCAGCTTATGAAATTTAATAAGCCTATAATCATTTTATTGAATATGATGGATGTTGCTAAGTCAAGAGGTATAAATATTAATATAGAAGAATTAAGCAAAGAGCTTAGTATAACGATAATTCCTACTGTAGCTAAAAAGAAGTCTAATCTTGATTCTTTAGAAAGTGTAATAAAAAATAATGTAGATAAAAAAATAAATTATAACTTAGACTTTGGAAGTGAGTCTGAAACATATAAAAAATTAGATAGTATTCTTTCTAATTGTAGCAAATCTACTTCAGAAAATAAAAAAAGTATAAGTGAAAAAATAGATGATATTGTATTGAATCCAATACTTGCTTATCCTATATTTCTAGGTTTGTTATTATTATTATTTAAATTTACATTTGATTGGGTTGGCGGACCTCTTCAAGAAGGATTAGGAGGACTTATTGAAACATACATAATGAATCCAATGGATGGGCTACTTGCTAATTCAAGTCCTTGGTTTAAATCACTTATAATAGACGGCATATTAGGTGGAATAGGTGGAACATTACCATTCTTCCCTCTTATATTCACTTTATTTTTTGGAATATCTATATTCGAGGATAGTGGCTATATGTCTAGAACAGCATTTTTAATGGATAGAATAATGATTAAGGTTGGTCTATCTGGTAAAGCTTTTATACCTATGGTAATGGGGCTTGGATGTTCTTCTCCTGCTATAATGGCAACTAGAACATTAGAAAGTGAAAAAGATAGAAAGATAACAGCTTTAATAGCACCTCTTATGACATGCGGTGCAAAGCTTCCAATATATGCTTTATTTGTATCTATATTTTTCTCTAAAAATAAAGCTTTAGTTACTACATCTTTATATTTAACAGGAATATTAGTGGCTATATTAATTGCCTTAATTTTAAATAAAACAACTTATAAAACTCAAGTTGAACCATTTATATTAGAACTTCCTGAGTATAAAGTTCCAACGTTAGAAGCTTTATTAAAAAATACATGGAATAAATCAAAAGGTTTCTTAATAAGAGTTATTACAGTAATGTTTGCTATGTCTGTTATTATATGGTCTCTTTCATCATTCAATTTCTCAGGATTCACTGAGAACATAGATGAAAGTTTCTTAGCATCACTTGGTAAGTTAATAGCCCCAATATTTACCCCATTAGGATTTAATGATTGGAGAATATCAGTTTCTATACTTACTGGTTTAGGTGCAAAAGAAATAGTTGTAAATACTTTAAGTGTTCTTTTCGGAGATTTAGATACAGTTTTACCTACAGTATTTACGGGGGTTAGTGCTTATGCTTTCTTAATTTTCTCAGCACTATATACACCTTGTATAGCTGCCCTTGCAACTATGAGAAAAGAATATGGTAATAAAATGATGATGATTTCTTTATCTTATCAATTTGCTGTGGCTTGGATTGGAGCTTTCTTAGTAAGTATTATAGGTAATGCTATTTTAGGAAAATCAAGTGGATCAATATTAGAATTATTAATTGGTGGAATTATAATAGTATCAGCAGTTCTTATACTAGTTAATATGATGAGAAAAAAATCTAGTGGATGTAGTTCTTGCTCTAGTTGTTCATCTTGCTCATCAAACTCTACTTGCTGCTCTGATGAAAATACAAATGTACAAGATAAGCCTATAAAAGAAACAATTTAA
- a CDS encoding FeoA family protein, translated as MTVYDLKVGQKGLIDNIDGNDKLVKRLLALGCTNNTEIEVKKIAPFGDPIIIRFRGFDIALRRSDAKNIFLK; from the coding sequence ATGACTGTTTACGATTTAAAAGTAGGCCAAAAAGGTTTAATCGATAACATAGATGGAAATGACAAGTTAGTTAAAAGACTACTTGCCTTAGGATGTACAAATAATACCGAAATAGAAGTTAAAAAGATTGCTCCTTTTGGAGATCCTATAATTATAAGATTTAGAGGGTTTGATATTGCACTTAGAAGATCTGATGCAAAGAATATTTTTTTAAAATAA
- a CDS encoding Gx transporter family protein → MKTKRLTFLSLMVGYSLILYIIESYIPNPLIALFPGAKLGLTNIITLTSLVIFGLKDTFIIITVRVILSSIFSGPLSYLLFSMGGAYLSLILMYIIYKFNGFSIIGISIIGAIGHNIGQLIVASMIVENILTVGYLPFMLITSLITGFFVGIVSKYCIVIIRTIVKKIDK, encoded by the coding sequence ATGAAAACAAAAAGATTGACATTTTTAAGTCTAATGGTAGGATATAGTTTAATTTTATATATAATAGAAAGCTATATTCCAAATCCACTTATAGCTTTATTTCCTGGAGCAAAATTGGGTTTAACTAATATTATAACTTTAACTTCTTTAGTTATATTTGGATTAAAAGATACATTCATAATAATTACTGTAAGGGTTATATTATCTTCTATATTTTCTGGGCCACTATCTTACTTATTATTTAGCATGGGGGGTGCGTATTTAAGCTTAATACTAATGTATATAATCTATAAGTTTAATGGATTTTCAATAATCGGAATAAGTATAATAGGCGCTATTGGTCACAATATCGGCCAATTAATAGTAGCTAGTATGATAGTAGAAAATATTTTAACAGTAGGATATCTTCCTTTTATGTTAATAACATCTTTAATAACAGGATTTTTTGTAGGAATTGTAAGTAAATATTGTATTGTAATAATTAGAACTATAGTAAAAAAAATTGACAAATAA
- a CDS encoding aspartyl-phosphate phosphatase Spo0E family protein: MANSELETLKNEIEELRQEINTYIQYPEIFKDELLEASQKIDILINKYILLIK, encoded by the coding sequence ATGGCGAATAGCGAGTTAGAAACACTAAAAAATGAGATAGAAGAATTAAGACAAGAAATAAATACTTACATACAATACCCAGAAATATTTAAGGATGAGCTATTAGAAGCTAGTCAAAAGATAGATATTTTAATAAACAAGTATATACTTTTAATTAAATAA
- a CDS encoding mechanosensitive ion channel family protein → MFISKIINTIIIIIISYTLVKLIEYLLNKLFQFTKFDVRYENTLCSVLSSISYYIVFVICIVLILREFNIVDATKFGSLVTGASIIGLIAGFASQSILKDIFNGFFILFEKQLQVGDFVIINEEFRGTVEEIGIRSTSLRDWDLRRITIPNGNIDSIRNYSKNKMRVVVHVRVSYEEDPMKVIQSLEEVCEIMNDKFSDYLYKPNSSEESKKFSVYGVTDIEKNTVGPQYTITGVVKSYKYFLALKETKLQILIVFNKNNIRIAYPKHINIISYDNKDSGDFE, encoded by the coding sequence ATGTTTATAAGTAAAATTATAAATACAATTATAATTATTATAATTTCGTATACATTAGTTAAGCTGATAGAATACCTTTTAAATAAACTATTTCAGTTCACAAAGTTTGATGTCAGATATGAAAATACTTTGTGTAGTGTATTATCATCTATATCTTATTATATAGTATTTGTTATATGCATAGTTTTGATTTTAAGAGAATTCAATATTGTAGATGCAACTAAGTTTGGTTCATTAGTAACAGGAGCAAGTATCATTGGATTAATTGCAGGATTTGCATCACAAAGTATACTAAAAGATATTTTTAATGGTTTTTTTATACTATTTGAAAAGCAGTTGCAAGTTGGTGATTTCGTAATTATAAACGAAGAATTTAGAGGAACTGTTGAAGAAATAGGGATTAGAAGCACTAGTTTAAGAGATTGGGATTTAAGAAGAATAACTATTCCAAATGGAAATATAGATAGTATAAGAAACTATAGCAAAAATAAAATGAGAGTTGTAGTTCATGTGAGGGTATCTTATGAAGAAGATCCAATGAAAGTAATACAATCCTTAGAAGAAGTTTGTGAAATTATGAATGATAAGTTTAGTGATTACCTATATAAACCTAACTCAAGTGAAGAATCTAAAAAATTCAGTGTATATGGAGTAACTGATATAGAAAAAAATACTGTAGGGCCTCAATATACTATAACAGGAGTAGTAAAATCATATAAATATTTTTTAGCCCTTAAAGAAACTAAATTACAAATTTTAATAGTATTTAACAAAAATAATATTAGAATAGCATACCCTAAGCATATAAATATTATAAGTTATGATAATAAAGACTCAGGAGATTTTGAATAG
- a CDS encoding MgtC/SapB family protein, producing MGTREIIIKLLLALFIGGLTGLEREKSHQFAGFRTHILVSVGSCITSITALNLFNQYYFYANIDPGRLPAQVLSGIGFLGAGAILKTRNGIKGLTTAAGIWATACIGIAIGYGQYVLAILAWIFVMATLYILKKIDKVFFKKRETILSLKIDDIHVMSDLYDKFTKSSIVIKNIGIEYGENNIWKINFYIVYDRRFMIDEFIKDLKKINHVIFVDFLC from the coding sequence ATGGGCACAAGAGAAATCATAATTAAGTTGTTATTAGCGTTATTTATAGGTGGATTAACAGGGTTGGAAAGAGAAAAGTCACATCAATTTGCTGGATTTAGAACTCATATACTAGTATCAGTAGGATCTTGTATTACATCAATTACAGCTTTAAATTTATTTAATCAATATTATTTTTATGCAAATATTGATCCAGGAAGATTACCTGCTCAAGTATTATCAGGCATAGGTTTTTTAGGTGCAGGAGCCATACTTAAAACACGAAACGGTATTAAAGGATTAACTACAGCTGCAGGCATTTGGGCAACTGCATGTATAGGGATAGCAATTGGTTATGGACAATATGTACTTGCAATTTTAGCTTGGATATTTGTTATGGCAACATTATATATTTTAAAAAAAATAGATAAAGTTTTTTTTAAGAAGAGAGAAACTATTTTAAGCTTAAAAATCGATGATATTCACGTAATGTCAGATCTTTACGATAAATTTACTAAATCAAGTATAGTAATAAAGAATATAGGGATAGAGTATGGAGAAAATAATATATGGAAGATAAATTTCTATATTGTGTATGATAGAAGATTTATGATAGATGAATTTATCAAGGATTTAAAAAAAATAAATCATGTAATATTTGTAGATTTTTTATGTTAA